One part of the Stigmatopora argus isolate UIUO_Sarg chromosome 8, RoL_Sarg_1.0, whole genome shotgun sequence genome encodes these proteins:
- the LOC144079435 gene encoding glycosaminoglycan xylosylkinase-like — MKLKQRVVLLCAVLLLLGLAKIFLLDGGDGSAASRRDLQAFRKMEAGLSLMQGARLTHTLQSPWEIASQWVGPREVYPEEAPELAAVLTALSQARVERADVGIKGTQLKALLVLDGGQKVVFKPKRYNRDHVVEGVEPYAGYDRHNGEVAAFHLDRILGFRRSPLVVGRNINLRTEIKPVAGEQLLATFLSQGNNTCFYGKCYYCRKNEPACGQGDVMEGSLTLWLPDAWPLQKHRHPWGRTYREGKLARWEYDESFCSAVKKMPLYDAGPRLLDIMDTAVFDYLIGNGDRHHYESFQDDGGTSMLIMLDNGKSFGNPALDERSILAPLYQCCMIRVSTWNRLNLLRGGALSAAMRVSLAFDPIRPVLSEPHLAALDRRLAGVAGVVKQCVEAHGAENTLVEDRVNLPHP, encoded by the exons ATGAAGCTGAAGCAGCGCGTGGTTCTCCTGTGTGCCGTGCTCCTCCTGCTGGGCCTGGCCAAAATTTTCCTGCTGGACGGCGGCGATGGCTCGGCGGCCAGCAGGCGAGACCTCCAGGCCTTCCGCAAG ATGGAGGCCGGGCTGTCGCTGATGCAAGGAGCCCGACTGACCCACACCCTGCAGTCGCCGTGGGAGATAGCCAGCCAGTGGGTGGGCCCCCGAGAGGTGTATCCCGAGGAAGCGCCCGAGCTGGCCGCCGTGCTCACCGCACTTAGCCAAGCCCGTGTGGAGCGCGCCGACGTGGGCATTAAAGGCACCCAGCTCAAGGCCTTGCTGGTGTTGGATGGCGGACAGAAGGTGGTCTTCAAACCCAAGAG ATACAATCGTGACCACGTGGTGGAAGGAGTGGAGCCGTACGCCGGTTACGACCGGCACAATGGCGAGGTGGCCGCCTTCCACTTAGACAG AATCCTGGGCTTCAGGCGATCGCCCCTGGTCGTGGGGAGGAACATCAACCTGCGCACGGAGATCAAGCCGGTGGCCGGCGAGCAGCTGCTCGCCACCTTCCTGTCGCAGGGCAACAACACTTGCTTCTACGGGAAGTGCTACTACTGTCGGAAGAACGAGCCGGCGTGCGGCCAGGGCGACGTCATGGAGGGATCTTTGACGCTGTGGCTGCCCGATGCGTGGCCGCTGCAGAAGCACCGACACCCGTGGGGACGCACGTACCGGGAGGGCAAGCTGGCCAG gtgGGAGTACGATGAGAGCTTCTGTTCGGCGGTGAAGAAGATGCCGCTGTACGACGCCGGGCCGCGCCTGCTGGACATCATGGACACGGCTGTCTTCGATTACCTGATCGGGAACGGCGACCGCCATCACTACGAGAGTTTCCAGGACGACGGCGGCACGAGTATGCTTATCATGCTGGACAACGGCAAAAG CTTCGGGAATCCCGCTCTGGACGAGCGCAGCATCCTGGCGCCGCTTTATCAGTGCTGCAT GATTCGCGTGTCCACCTGGAACCGGCTCAACCTGCTGCggggcggcgccctgagcgcgGCCATGCGGGTGTCGCTGGCGTTCGACCCCATCCGGCCCGTCCTGAGCGAGCCGCACCTGGCCGCTCTGGACCGCCGCCTGGCCGGCGTGGCGGGCGTGGTCAAGCAGTGCGTCGAGGCCCACGGGGCGGAAAATACCCTGGTGGAGGACCGCGTAAACCTGCCGCATCCGTGA